The Pseudomonas sp. R4-35-07 genome contains a region encoding:
- a CDS encoding integrating conjugative element protein, whose protein sequence is MKRIPITYYFSLLLAAFAQSKQSVAEDQFGGFNRPHFQVARPPMNNNLQPGRAMHADLSTFADETWILPVRSAHLSPGQITSRALNMPGLRPFFLVGEDTHSLAWLRQRAPELQEMGAAGLAVEVTDTEALSRIRAAAPGITILPVNGNDIATRLQIEHYPVLITATSLEQ, encoded by the coding sequence ATGAAACGAATTCCTATTACCTATTACTTCTCCCTGCTCTTGGCTGCTTTCGCCCAGTCGAAACAATCCGTTGCAGAGGACCAGTTTGGCGGCTTCAACCGTCCCCATTTTCAAGTTGCCAGGCCGCCCATGAACAACAATCTCCAGCCTGGTCGCGCCATGCATGCGGACTTATCCACGTTTGCCGATGAAACCTGGATATTACCCGTTCGCAGCGCTCACTTGAGCCCCGGCCAAATCACGTCTCGCGCCCTAAACATGCCAGGCTTACGGCCATTTTTCCTGGTGGGTGAGGATACCCACTCACTGGCTTGGTTGCGTCAACGCGCGCCTGAACTGCAGGAAATGGGCGCAGCCGGTCTAGCGGTTGAAGTAACCGATACCGAAGCTTTGTCCCGGATTCGAGCCGCCGCGCCGGGCATCACCATCCTGCCGGTCAACGGTAACGACATCGCCACCCGCTTGCAGATCGAGCACTACCCCGTCTTGATCACCGCCACCTCACTGGAACAGTGA
- a CDS encoding lytic transglycosylase: MAKSRLIAIALQLAVHAVRADELPPPAYQLAAHDADIPSTVLFAIALQESGIRVRGRLLPWPWTLNIAGTPYRFATRQAACHALLQALKQYDAKRVDAGLGQTNLGYHGQRFSSPCEALEPYRNLAVTAALLQEHHAVTGDWVSAAGRYHRPRGGLPAARYRDGFSRQLARLQASAEQGTPP; the protein is encoded by the coding sequence ATGGCAAAGTCTCGATTGATTGCTATTGCGCTCCAACTGGCAGTGCACGCGGTTCGGGCTGACGAACTTCCGCCTCCGGCTTATCAACTGGCGGCGCATGATGCCGACATCCCGTCTACGGTGTTGTTCGCGATTGCCTTACAGGAGAGCGGTATTCGCGTCCGTGGTCGACTGCTGCCGTGGCCGTGGACCCTAAATATAGCCGGAACACCCTACCGTTTCGCCACTCGCCAGGCCGCATGTCACGCCTTGCTCCAGGCGCTCAAACAATATGACGCTAAACGGGTCGACGCCGGACTTGGGCAAACCAACCTGGGTTATCACGGACAACGTTTTTCCAGTCCCTGCGAAGCTCTCGAACCCTACCGCAATCTGGCTGTGACTGCCGCCCTGCTGCAAGAGCATCACGCGGTCACCGGTGATTGGGTTTCAGCCGCTGGGCGTTATCACCGCCCTAGGGGAGGTTTACCCGCAGCGCGTTACCGCGATGGATTCTCCCGGCAACTCGCACGGCTACAAGCTTCCGCTGAACAAGGCACACCACCATGA